In Passer domesticus isolate bPasDom1 chromosome 1, bPasDom1.hap1, whole genome shotgun sequence, one DNA window encodes the following:
- the HIVEP1 gene encoding zinc finger protein 40 isoform X2 produces the protein MEGMTGEGISVCLDKIEEAQKQLNGTEDQQREITDAGTRGTQDTIKGVKRKKIVSENHLKKIPKSPLRSPAEAKVKQNVDPSPLKALPDASERATAQDHLPVQNGNQCTKQNGGALSSEISVETTKSETSMQTKLSLTHQSLDLCKQAAGNTDANQLNSAERKPPSNSSSSNTKTDSNECINFVDCSTSSPCTRTAFDVLLKAMEPELNTLAQECPPYGMQIEKLRPNKTVSTSSSLTSNTISVQNQSALSQQEFAAGPPYYPCTLNNVHVATTAKTGQAQGQSVSHSQDLITKTSQQNHQVVMCPSLTRSLVQQQSQENPKLQQVYSIAVTSSVVHTSSSTVTQVFSQNPLVATSSSPLSINTSSSTHLSIGPVYNSAQITSVVNHGVEQICNLLKDQKPKKLGKYVCEYCNRACAKPSVLQKHIRSHTGERPYPCVTCGFSFKTKSNLYKHKKSHAHAIKLGLVLQPDSGGLFLSHDSDKALSIHSDVEESGESEDEGTADERQDDQELEPAQLVKVISSAETLQKGSPTLLSNPDCISADSSLHDAEPQVRAALPKVVVHSVNVSPLRADSPKVTEPAPELAAAQRKGDSKVTTLQSNLTHTASFKENDIKQHQKVEAGLLEEQPGSTGGPVHAQLQRQQATDGSQDQQGKCLLSPRSLGSTDSGYFSRSESADQTMSPPAPFVRGLLTSEKDPNKNLPCVPRASGMVASVVQTVCAEKNLILSGQMRPPLATKTLEERISKLISDNEAVVDDKQLDSVKPRRTSLSRRGSIDSPKSYIFKDSFQFDLKPMGRRTSSSSDIPKSPFTPTEKSKQVFLLSVPSLDCLPITRSNSMPTTSYSAVPPNVIPPSHPLRGSQSFDDKIGSLYDDVFVSGPATPLNQGGHPRTLVRQAAIEDSSTGESQGLGSVRSVEENYLGCNLSNESLLHRSKSLAQGSNSEKTKKSPQVRGTMFECETCRNRYRKLENFENHKKFYCSELHGPKTKAAIREPEHKTAPNSTQPQILHYRVTTSTGVWEQTPQIRKRRKMKSVGDDDDPQQNDTSAPSKNTEGQSKPANSSSLSKHSATTVVGSQQPSKLLLQNSQIQLVARGTDQTTEPKMAPLIEKQSSSAVQEKVELKRQGTGISVIQHTNSLSRNSSFEKSESFERVSPVSSQEPNKGTKHRSLNTVVIQEDRHSHLSTPQRHQPLSSEPPRGEVQGSQLVSNERSAPLQPSRLVRQHNIQVPEILVTEEPDREQENQCSDPEKTERFNWPQRSETLSKLPTEKLPPKKKRIRLAEMEHSSAESSVDSTLSRSLSRESSLSHASSFSTSLDKDETLKAENPSKAEPVSKSSEFLMIPAGSHALAVPGPHYREMRRAASEQISCTQPSMEVVDYRSKSFDCGSMSPSKPVPLVEVATPKGSSANGAAGHVPLLERRRGPFVRQISLNIAPENQQPQVKSTSSLQAAHATDVPTVPLHRLQTSGKPSVEFPSSTQQSQTNSRPNSTIQNCNPVSLPSSQQPLDHMLNNQGQPSLTHQPSQPSTKTSAQGEQAGTNSLSCQPDEKKDCFAPKYQLQVKTLHIGQPYSSKLLKNTLSTQTGPNQVGVDQNASSFEVQTKLSDMSNPYSVPPLKQIVPNNCSSQIHQIPPFVVPVRIQSSMPSYGFATVTPLPHILVTQDQGNQSICKTNVVMVPTLEGKTQLPKSHKDHQRTLPNSFEFENSPLESGSRNSPLSSSSNIIQKVPVSGLFPQPEVTASSKRMLSPANSLDIAMEKQQKRVKDESGAACMADARPLHSLNIRSNDPPSKQKKPVLVRQVCTTEPLENHLLDPDVVTQHEKSSKASTSDLPDHQSSDTGVSETLKKSPESEDIKSSTSPVFVVGKPSELSPVNSQSSLLKAVSSSQERRSPPNSDDSTHISSPGQAKPVAALAVMNAGEMQRLSFPSLKTTTNFTWCYLMKRKPLHLLQNDQKISAYSTWTISPNNPNPLGLSTKVALSLLNSKQKVEKPLYTLARTTHPRSDVLVYSSKWKNSLTKRSLNRKKLTPTEFSNKENSESSTEHDKENSFIKTVPRRVKIFDGGYKSNEDYVYVRGRGRGKYICEECGIRCKKPSMLKKHIRTHTDVRPYHCNYCNFSFKTKGNLTKHMKSKAHSKKCMDLGVSVGLIDDQDGEEEFGEKQRFGYDRSGYDVEESDGGDEDENDNEDDDEDSQAESVLSTTPSVTASPQHHPSRHGLQDAASTDDDIRLPDCFTGAHTDSMDGLPKALLTKMTVLSTVQSVSRTSRSPAESTHQEAHEDKAQERGVGPCSADAALTDIAPASPGRQMSVDYPDPDTALGHSLISTAALTKSTPSISSPSSLADHSMPTTAPSPYTEIPEEKPAAEPRAPQTHLFSHLPLHSQRQAKAPYGMVPVGGIQVVPAGLATYSTFVPIQAGPVQLTIPAVSVIHRTTNALGETGGTAPGTTTNPVGVAEVNSVVPCIPIGQVSVPGIQGLGTPNLQPLPPLGMETVNILGLANTNIAPQMRPPGITLNAVGLQVLTAGTAPQGTPSPQGPLPGLQILNIALPTLIPSVSPASTEGHGASEAPTAGSKASEVQLEPAPVVFPTVEAGQAGRDASPQAAAGGQRYGGKSHPEPTPLANPAGPGKADPEKTDLANPSKPKRDLPALQVKRAAPAEPRSKVNPSTLTKSPVHRTVTPDRQVPRPAAPPQRQNTVQFSDGSSDDEDRLVIAT, from the exons aaaTCACCGATGCTGGTACTAGAGGAACCCAAGACACAATTAAGGgcgtgaaaagaaaaaagattgtGTCTGAAAACCAtcttaaaaaaataccaaaatcgCCTTTGAGAAGCCCTGCTGAAGCCAAGGTTAAGCAAAATGTAGACCCTTCACCGCTAAAAGCTCTTCCGGATGCTTCCGAACGTGCCACGGCACAGGATCACCTGCCCGTGCAAAATGGAAATCAATGTACCAAACAAAATGGGGGAGCACTTAGCAGTGAGATAAGTGTTGAAACAACCAAATCTGAGACATCAATGCAGACAAAGCTTTCACTGACGCATCAGTCCTTAGATTTGTGTAAACAGGCAGCGGGGAATACTGATGCAAACCAACTGAACTCAGCAGAGAGGAAGCCTCCCTCAAACTCCTCATCAAGTAATACAAAGACTGACAGTAATGAATGTATTAATTTTGTTGATTGCAGTACGTCGTCCCCATGTACGCGAACTGCATTCGATGTCTTACTAAAAGCTATGGAGCCTGAACTGAATACCTTAGCACAAGAGTGCCCCCCTTATGGGATGCAGATAGAGAAACTGAGACCAAATAAAACTGTAAGCACCTCTTCTAGTCTCACGTCCAATACAATAAGTGTCCAAAATCAGTCTGCTTTGTCACAGCAGGAGTTTGCAGCTGGACCTCCCTATTACCCGTGTACGTTGAACAATGTGCATGTAGCAACAACAGCCAAGACTGGACAAGCACAAGGCCAATCAGTTTCTCATTCACAAGATCTTATTACTAAAACCAGTCAGCAAAATCACCAGGTTGTTATGTGTCCAAGTTTAACTAGGTCGCTGGTGCAACAGCAGAGTCAAGAAAACCCCAAGCTCCAGCAGGTCTACAGCATAGCAGTAACTTCGTCTGTCGTTCACACCTCATCTTCCACTGTAACTCAGGTTTTTTCTCAAAACCCCTTAGTAGCTACTTCATCTTCACCATTGTCAATTAACACATCAAGTTCAACACACTTGTCTATAGGTCCCGTGTATAATTCAGCCCAGATAACATCAGTTGTAAACCATGGTGTAGAACAAATATGTAACCTCTTGAAAGACCAGAAGCCTAAAAAGCTAGGGAAATACGTCTGTGAGTATTGCAATCGGGCCTGTGCCAAGCCCAGTGTTCTCCAAAAGCACATCCGATCCCATACTGGAGAGCGACCATATCCTTGTGTGACATGTGGGTTTTCATTTAAAACCAAGAGCAATCTCTACAAGCACAAAAAATCTCATGCACACGCTATCAAACTTGGACTTGTCCTGCAACCAGATTCAGGTGGCCTCTTCTTATCTCATGACTCGGACAAAGCACTTAGCATTCATTCAGATGTGGAAGAAAGTGGTGAAAGTGAAGATGAAGGCACTGCAGATGAAAGACAAGATGATCAAGAACTGGAACCTGCACAATTAGTGAAAGTCATTTCGAGTGCAGAAACACTGCAGAAAGGAAGCCCTACCCTATTAAGCAACCCAGACTGTATATCAGCTGACTCTTCATTACATGATGCAGAACCACAAGTAAGGGCAGCTTTACCAAAAGTAGTAGTTCATTCTGTAAATGTTTCTCCATTGAGGGCTGATAGCCCAAAAGTGACAGAGCCAGCACCTGAGCTTGCTGCAGCCCAGAGAAAAGGAGATTCTAAAGTCACAACTCTTCAGTCAAATTTGACACATACAGCCTCATTCAAGGAGAATGACATAAAGCAGCATCAGAAAGTAGAAGCAGGCCTGTTAGAGGAACAGCCAGGATCTACAGGAGGGCCAGTGCATGCTCAACTCCAGAGACAACAGGCTACTGATGGTTCTCAAGATCAGCAAGGAAAATGTCTTTTGAGCCCTAGAAGTTTAGGTAGTACTGATTCCGGTTATTTCTCTCGTTCTGAAAGTGCCGATCAAACAATGAGCCCTCCAGCTCCTTTTGTAAGGGGATTGTTGACCTCTGAGAAAGATCCAAATAAAAATCTGCCCTGTGTGCCACGAGCAAGCGGCATGGTAGCATCAGTGGTACAAACTGTTTGtgctgaaaaaaatctgattcTCTCTGGCCAAATGCGACCTCCCTTGGCAACGAAAACCCTTGAGGAGCGTATCTCAAAGTTAATTTCTGATAATGAAGCTGTTGTGGATGACAAACAGTTAGATAGTGTGAAACCAAGAAGAACATCTCTTTCAAGAAGAGGAAGCATAGATTCACCAAAATCTTACATATTTAAGGATTCTTTCCAGTTTGATTTAAAACCCATGGGAAGAAGAACTAGCTCAAGCTCTGATATACCAAAGTCTCCTTTCACACCCACTGAGAAATCCAAGcaagtttttcttctttctgtacCATCCCTTGACTGTTTACCTATAACACGAAGTAATTCCATGCCTACCACCAGTTACTCAGCAGTACCTCCTAATGTCATACCTCCCTCTCATCCTCTTCGAGGAAGCCAGTCATTTGATGATAAAATTGGCTCTTTATATGATGACGTTTTTGTGTCAGGACCTGCTACCCCACTGAACCAAGGTGGACATCCTCGGACCCTAGTCAGACAGGCAGCAATAGAAGATTCTTCTACTGGTGAAAGCCAAGGTCTTGGATCCGTGCGATctgtagaagaaaattatctgggGTGTAATTTATCAAATGAATCCTTATTGCACAGGAGCAaatccctggcacagggatcaaattcagaaaaaacaaagaagtCCCCTCAGGTGCGAGGAACAATGTTTGAATGTGAAACCTGCAGAAACAGATAtagaaaactggaaaattttGAAAACCACAAGAAATTTTATTGTTCAGAGTTGCATGGACCTAAAACTAAAGCAGCAATCCGAGAGCCTGAGCACAAAACTGCTCCAAACAGTACACAGCCTCAAATTCTACACTACAGAGTCACAACTTCAACTGGTGTCTGGGAGCAAACACCCCaaataaggaaaagaaggaaaatgaaaagtgTTGGTGATGATGATGACCCACAGCAAAATGATACTAGTGCACCATCAAAAAACACAGAAGGCCAAAGCAAGCCAGCAAATTCTTCCAGTCTGTCAAAACACAGCGCCACAACTGTGGTAGGATCACAACAACCAAGCAAGCTTCTACttcagaattcccaaattcagCTTGTGGCTCGTGGCACAGATCAGACTACTGAGCCAAAGATGGCTCCCCTCATTGAAAAGCAATCAAGTTCAGCTGTGCAAGAAAAGGTGGAGTTGAAAAGACAAGGGACTGGCATTTCAGTAATACAGCACACAAATTCACTGAGCAGAAATAGCTCATTCGAGAAATCAGAGTCATTTGAAAGAGTATCACCAGTTTCTTCTCAAGAGCCCAACAAGGGCACAAAGCACCGCTCTTTGAATACAGTTGTAATCCAAGAAGACAGACACTCTCATCTGAGCACTCCCCAGCGTCACCAACCCTTGTCATCAGAACCACCTAGAGGGGAAGTGCAGGGAAGCCAATTAGTTTCTAATGAGAGAAGTGCACCACTTCAGCCATCAAGACTCGTTCGCCAGCATAACATCCAGGTTCCTGAAATACTGGTCACAGAAGAACCAGACAGAGAGCAGGAAAACCAATGCAGTGAcccagaaaagacagaaaggtTTAACTGGCCACAACGCAGTGAAACGCTGTCAAAATTGCCAACAGAAAAACTTCCACCGAAGAAGAAGAGAATTCGGTTGGCCGAAATGGAACATTCATCTGCTGAATCCAGTGTTGACTCCACACTTTCCAGAAGCCTAAGTCGGGAGAGTAGCTTGTCTCATGCCTCTAGTTTCTCAACTTCACTTGATAAAGATGAAACTTTAAAGGCTGAGAATCCTTCCAAAGCAGAGCCTGTTAGTAAGTCATCAGAATTCCTCATGATTCCTGCTGGCTCACACGCACTGGCAGTGCCTGGACCTCATTACCGGGAAATGAGACGTGCCGCCTCAGAGCAAATCAGCTGCACGCAGCCCTCAATGGAGGTTGTGGACTACAGGAGTAAGTCTTTCGACTGCGGGAGCATGTCTCCATCAAAACCTGTCCCGCTTGTAGAGGTAGCCACTCCAAAAGGGTCATCTGCAAATGGAGCTGCTGGACATGTGCCTCTGCTAGAAAGGAGGAGGGGGCCATTTGTAAGACAAATATCTTTAAATATTGCTCCCGAAAATCAGCAGCCTCAAGTGAAATCGACTTCTTCATTGCAGGCAGCTCATGCCACAGATGTGCCCACAGTGCCATTGCACAGGCTGCAGACCTCTGGCAAACCCTCGGTAGAGTTTCCTTCAAGTACTCAGCAATCACAGACTAACTCCAGACCTAATTCAACAATTCAAAATTGTAATCCTGTTAGCCTGCCTTCATCTCAGCAGCCTCTGGATCACATGTTGAATAATCAAGGCCAGCCGTCCTTGACTCATCAGCCTTCTCAGCCGTCTACTAAAACATCAGCCCAAGGGGAGCAAGCAGGCACAAACTCGCTTTCTTGTCAACCTGATGAAAAAAAGGACTGTTTTGCTCCAAAGTATCAACTTCAAGTTAAAACATTGCATATAGGTCAGCCATACTCTTCTAAATTGCTAAAAAATACTTTATCAACTCAGACTGGTCCAAATCAAGTTGGCGTGGACCAGAATGCATCTTCTTTTGAAGTGCAGACAAAACTCTCTGACATGTCTAATCCATACTCTGTGCCTCCTCTAAAGCAAATTGTTCCTAATAACTGCAGCAGTCAGATCCATCAGATTCCTCCTTTTGTGGTTCCCGTCCGTATTCAGAGCAGTATGCCATCCTATGGCTTCGCAACTGTTACACCCCTGCCTCACATTTTAGTGACCCAGGATCAGGGAAATCAGTCCATCTGCAAAACAAATGTCGTGATGGTGCCAACTCTTGAAGGTAAAACTCAGCTGCCAAAATCTCACAAAGATCATCAGAGAACTTTGCCAAATTCATTTGAATTTGAAAATTCACCACTGGAAAGTGGTAGCAGAAATTCACCTTTGTCAAGCTCTTCAAATATCATTCAGAAAGTGCCAGTTAGCGGACTCTTCCCTCAACCAGAAGTTACAGCTTCAAGTAAACGAATGCTTTCCCCAGCAAACAGTTTAGATATTGCCatggaaaaacagcaaaaacGTGTTAAAGATGAGAGTGGAGCTGCTTGTATGGCAGATGCTAGACCATTGCATTCACTGAACATTAGATCTAATGACCCTCCTAGTAAGCAAAAGAAACCAGTTTTGGTAAGACAGGTTTGCACCACAGAGCCTCTTGAAAATCACCTCTTGGATCCTGATGTTGTCACACAGCATGAAAAAAGCAGCAAGGCCAGTACTTCAGACCTGCCTGACCATCAGTCATCTGACACTGGGGTTTCAGAAACCCTAAAAAAGTCACCAGAATCCGAAGACATTAAGTCTTCCACATCACCAGTGTTTGTAGTCGGGAAACCTTCTGAATTGTCTCCAGTGAACAGCCAGAGTTCTCTTCTCAAGGCTGTAAGCAGCAGCCAAGAAAGAAGGTCCCCACCTAACAGTGATGACAGCACCCACATCAGCAGCCCAGGCCAAGCAAAGCCTgtagcagcactggctgtgatgAATGCAGGGGAAATGCAGAGGTTGTCATTTCCAAGCCTCAAGACCACAACAAATTTTACCTGGTGTTACCTCATGAAGAGAAAACCATTGCACCTGCTGCAAAATGATCAAAAAATCTCTGCCTATTCTACATGGACCATTAGTCCCAACAACCCCAATCCACTCGGTTTGTCGACAAAGGTAGCTCTCTCCCTCCTCAATTCCAAACAAAAAGTTGAAAAGCCACTGTACACTCTAGCAAGAACTACGCACCCCAGATCTGATGTATTGGTCTATTCAAGCAAGTGGAAGAACAGCTTGACCAAG agatcattaaataggaaaaaattgaCTCCAACTGAATTCAGCAATAAAGAAAACTCTGAATCGAGCACTGAACATGATAAAGAAAACTCATTTATCAAAACTGTACCAAGAAGAGTTAAAATATTTGATGGAGG GTACAAGTCAAACGAAGACTATGTGTACgtgagagggagagggagagggaagtATATCTGTGAGGAGTGTGGAATACGTTGCAAGAAGCCCAGCATGCTGAAGAAGCACATTCGCACACACACCGATGTCCGTCCTTACCACTGCAATTACTGCAACTTTTCCTTCAAAACTAAAG gaaaTTTAACAAAGCATATGAAGTCAAAGGCACATAGCAAGAAATGCATGGATTTGGGAGTCTCAGTAGGCTTAATAGATGACCAGGATGGAGAAGAAGAATTTG GTGAGAAGCAAAGATTTGGCTATGACCGGTCAGGATATGACGTGGAGGAGTCTGATGGTGGCGATGAAGATGAAAATGACAATGAGGACGATGATGAAGACAGCCAGGCTGAGTCAGTGCTCTCCACAACGCCCTCGGTGACGGCCAGCCCCCAGCACCACCCCTCTCGCCACGGCCTGCAGGATGCCGCCAGCACCGACGACGACATCAGGCTCCCAGACTGCTTCACTGGGGCTCACACGGACTCCATGGATGGTCTCCCAAAAGCGCTGCTGACTAAGATGACTGTCCTTAGCACAGTGCAGTCGGTCAGCAGGACCTCCAGGTCGCCAGCAGAGTCCACCCATCAGGAAGCACATGAGGACAAAGCCCAGGAGAGAGGAGTGGGTCCCTGCAGCGCTGATGCGGCACTGACGGACATTGCTCCTGCGTCTCCGGGTCGCCAGATGTCTGTGGATTACCCTGATCCAGATACAGCCTTGGGCCACTCCTTAATATCAACTGCAGCTCTTACAAAG AGCACGCCCTCCATCAGCTCCCCGTCCTCGCTGGCAGACCACAGCATGCCGACGACAGCGCCGTCACCCTACACCGAAATCCCGGAGGAGAAGCCGGCTGCCGAGCCGAGAGCTCCCCAGACTCACCTCTTCAGCCACCTGCCCCTGCACTCGCAGCGGCAAGCCAAGGCTCCCTACGGCATGGTGCCGGTCGGGGGCATCCAGGTGGTCCCTGCCGGCCTGGCCACCTACTCCACCTTTGTTCCCATCCAGGCGGGGCCGGTGCAGCTCACTATCCCAGCTGTGAGTGTGATTCACAGAACTACCAACGCCCTTGGCGAGACAGGCGGCACGGCCCCCGGCACCACCACGAATCCCGTGGGAGTCGCCGAGGTGAACAGCGTGGTGCCGTGCATTCCCATCGGCCAGGTGAGCGTGCCGGGCATTCAGGGGCTCGGCACGCCCAACCTGCAGCCTCTGCCGCCGCTGGGCATGGAGACAGTGAACATCCTGGGCCTGGCAAACACCAATATCGCCCCGCAGATGCGCCCTCCGGGAATTACCCTCAACGCCGTGGGCCTCCAGGTGCTGACGGCTGGCACGGCGCCGcagggcacccccagcccacagGGACCCCTTCCCGGCCTGCAGATCCTGAACATCGCCCTGCCGACTCTCATCCCCTCCGTCAGCCCCGCCAGCACCGAGGGGCACGGAGCCTCCGAGGCACCCACTGCAGGCTCCAAAGCCAGCGAGGTCCAGCTGGAGCCAGCTCCTGTCGTCTTCCCCACGGTTGAGGCCGGCCAGGCCGGCCGGGATGCTTCTCCTCAGGCAGCGGCTGGTGGCCAGCGGTACGGCGGGAAGAGCCATCCCGAGCCCACCCCACTGGCCAACCCCGCTGGTCCCGGGAAAGCTGATCCTGAAAAGACTGACCTCGCGAACCCCAGCAAGCCAAAGCGTGACCTCCCTGCCCTCCAGGTGAAGAGGGCTGCCCCGGCAGAGCCCCGCTCCAAGGTGAATCCCAGCACGTTAACCAAGTCCCCAGTCCACCGAACTGTCACCCCGGACAGACAGGTACCCAGGCCAGCCGCCCCGCCCCAGCGGCAAAACACGGTGCAGTTTAGCGATGGCAGCAGTGACGATGAGGATAGACTTGTAATAGCAACctag